A genomic stretch from Setaria italica strain Yugu1 chromosome VII, Setaria_italica_v2.0, whole genome shotgun sequence includes:
- the LOC101753186 gene encoding cyclin-P1-1, whose protein sequence is MTAVALPTGAAAANGDRSPSSSPPPELAMLARAVQRLVARNDAVAAPDGRGGGGGGLRAFEAARGAPAPRIGVAEYLERVHRYAGLDPECYVVAYAYVDMAAHRRPAAAVASRNVHRLLLACLLVASKVLDDFHHSNAFFARVGGVSNAEMNKLELELLDVLDFAVAVDHRAYGRYREHLEKEMRRDHHGLPKPAIKPLPPLAEEQPAESADGDDHDRKPLPNGGVPPASTASLRELWAFEASITR, encoded by the exons ATGACGGCCGTGGCGCTGCccacgggcgccgcggcggcgaacggcgaccgctccccgtcctcctccccgccgccggagctggcCATGTTGGCGCGCGCCGTGCAGCGGCTCGTGGCGCGGAAcgacgcggtggcggcgccggacggccgcgggggcggaggaggagggctgAGGGCGTTCGAGGCGGCCaggggcgcgccggcgccgcgcatCGGCGTCGCCGAGTACCTGGAGCGCGTGCACCGCTACGCGGGGCTCGACCCCGAGTGCTACGTCGTCGCGTACGCCTACGTCGACATGGCCGCgcaccgccgccccgccgccgccgtcgcgtccaGGAacgtccaccgcctcctcctcgcctgcCTCCTCGTCGCCTCCAAGGTCCTTGACGACTT CCACCACAGCAACGCCTTCTTCGCGCGCGTGGGCGGCGTGAGCAACGCGGAGATGAACAAGCTAGAGCTGGAGCTCCTCGACGTGCTCGacttcgccgtcgccgtcgaccaCCGCGCCTACGGCAGGTACCGCGAGCACCTGGAGAAGGAGATGCGCAGGGACCACCACGGCCTGCCCAAGCCCGCCATCAAgcccctgccgccgctggcGGAGGAGCAGCCGGCGGAAagcgccgacggcgacgaccaCGACCGGAAGCCGCTGCCGAACGGCGgcgtgccgccggcgagcacggcgTCACTCCGGGAGCTGTGGGCCTTCGAGGCTTCGATTACTAGATAG
- the LOC101754016 gene encoding peroxisome biogenesis protein 22 → MASASAPAPAAGAGAGGGKDDELADLVRRLVDALARYADRLPFDLDRQKLRSLTTLAAISVTLLFAWKMLRAPQEQPRRPRRRAAPSSSNTSSRLRPGALAATDACSSADSRAHEAVNQLFQPVNLTLEQLVRHKLSEGRRVTCRLLGVILEETTPEELQNHVTVRPSVMEVLLEIAKFCDVYLMERVLDDESEEKVLSALSEAGLFANGALINDKVLFCSTENGRTSFVRQLEPDWHIDTSPEIVHQLARFIKYQLHISPQQPERIASNVFSSPSLEQYFGGLDQR, encoded by the exons atggcgtcggcgtcggccccggccccggcggcgggggcaggcgcTGGGGGCGGGAAGGACGACGAGCTCGCCGATCTGGTGCGGCGCCTCGTGGACGCCCTCGCGCGCTACGCTGATCGCCTCCCCTTCGACCTCGATCGCCAG AAACTTCGTTCGCTTACTACACTTGCTGCAATCTCGGTCACACTTCTGTTTGCCTGGAAAATGTTGAGAGCTCCTCAAGAGCAACCTCGGAGGCCTCGTAGGAGGGCTGCCCCTTCATCTAGCAACACCAGCAGTAGATTGCGACCAGGTGCTTTAGCCGCAACAGATGCTTGTTCATCAGCAGATTCAAGAGCACATGAAGCAGTCAATCAGCTTTTCCAGCCAGTAAAT TTGACTCTTGAGCAGCTTGTCAGGCATAAGCTGAGCGAAGGAAGAAGG GTCACATGCCGCTTACTTGGTGTGATTTTGGAGGAAACAACTCCAGAGGAGCTTCAG AACCATGTCACAGTGAGGCCTTCTGTTATGGAGGTTCTTCTAGAAATTGCAAAATTCTGTGATGTCTATTTGATGGAGCGCGTTCTTGATGATGAAAGTGAG GAAAAGGTTTTATCTGCCCTGAGCGAAGCTGGACTTTTTGCTAATGGTGCCTTGATAAATGACAAG GTTCTCTTCTGTAGTACAGAGAACGGCCGTACATCTTTTGTTCGGCAACTCGAGCCTGATTGGCACATTGACACAAGTCCGGAAATTGTTCACCAATTAGCT AGGTTTATCAAATATCAACTGCACATTTCGCCGCAGCAACCAGAAAGAATAGCATCCAACGTTTTCAGCTCCCCGAGCTTGGAGCAGTATTTTGGAGGCTTGGATCAGAGATGA
- the LOC101753593 gene encoding histone-lysine N-methyltransferase ATXR2 isoform X2 has protein sequence MGGSGVSPCDLDREFAPQIAQLLATPPLQSAQEYYDELIRSKKHDGIRVSYSSKHGKGVCANRDFAEEDLILKDQMVVGAQHSLNKIDCVVCSYCFCFIGSIEFQIGRRLYLQSIGASIDSTSERHCHGSDVGSSTGCSGSTNGNSNDVPQGVVMSLMDGDTSLPFTDQFRLPSVVACPGGCEGELYCSQSCADSDWDSYHSLLCTGSKTEPLRRSALQKFVQHANGTNDIFLVAAKAITFTLLRYKKLKRQPASHESSFSLLMEAWKPLSMGFKKRWWECVALPEDIDSSEEDSFRQQMRDLAFESLQLLKDAIFDPECAPLFSLDVYGHLIGMFELNNLDLVVASPVEDYFIHIDDLPESEKEVEKVTGLFLDALGEDYSVPCEGTAFFPLQSCMNHSCCPNARAFKRDEDKDGHAVILALKPISKGEEITISYIDEDLSYEERQAQLADYGFTCACSKCQEERPI, from the exons ATGGGTGGGAGCGGCGTCAGTCCGTGCGATCTTGACAGGGAGTTCGCGCCCCAAATCGCACAGCTCCTCGCCACGCCTCCTCTCCAATCCGCCCAG GAATACTATGATGAACTCATACGGTCCAAGAAGCATGATGGCATAAGAGTGAGCTACAGTAGCAAGCATGGGAAAG GTGTTTGTGCAAACAGGGACTTTGCTGAAGAGGACCTTATTCTAAAGGATCAAATGGTGGTCGGTGCTCAGCACAGCCTTAACAAG ATTGACTGTGTTGTGTGTAGTTACTGCTTCTGCTTCATTGGTTCTATAGAGTTCCAGATTGGGCGTAGATTGTATTTGCAGAGCATTGGTGCTAGCATTGACAGCACGTCAGAGAGACATTGCCACGGAAGTGATGTCGGGTCAAGTACCGGTTGTTCTGGTTCAACAAATGGAAATAGTAATGATGTGCCACAAGGGGTTGTAATGTCGCTTATGGATGGTGATACATCACTGCCTTTCACTGATCAGTTCCGTTTGCCATCAGTTGTTGCTTGTCCTGGTGGATGTGAGGGAGAACTCTACTGCAG CCAATCATGTGCGGATTCTGATTGGGATTCCTACCACTCTTTGCTGTGCACTGGATCCAAGACTGAACCACTACGGAGATCTGCCCTTCAGAAATTTGTACAGCATGCTAATG GAACCAATGATATTTTCTTGGTCGCTGCCAAG GCTATCACTTTCACCTTGTTGAGGTACAAGAAACTTAAAAGGCAGCCTGCATCTCATGAATCAAGCTTTTCGCTCCTCATGGAAGCCTGGAAACCACTTTCAATGGGATTCAAGAAGAG ATGGTGGGAGTGTGTTGCTTTGCCTGAAGACATTGATTCCAGTGAAGAAGATTCATTTAGACAGCAAATGAGGGATCTGGCGTTTGAG TCACTGCAGCTTCTCAAGGATGCAATTTTTGATCCTGAGTGTGCACCCT TGTTTTCGCTTGATGTCTATGGCCATTTAATTGGCATGTTTGAGCTGAACAATCT TGATTTAGTTGTTGCATCGCCGGTTGAAGACTATTTCATACACATTGATGATCTTCCAGAGAGTGAGAAG GAAGTGGAGAAGGTAACAGGACTATTCCTAGATGCTTTAGGTGAAGACTATTCAGTTCCTTGTGAAG GGACGGCATTCTTCCCTTTACAGAGCTGCATGAACCACTCATGCTGTCCAAATGCTAGAGCATTTAAAAGAGATGAG GACAAGGATGGTCATGCAGTGATACTTGCTCTCAAGCCTATTAGCAAGGGTGAAGAG ATTACCATCTCCTACATCGATGAAGATCTTTCATATGAGGAGAGGCAGGCGCAGCTTGCAGATTACGGATTCACTTGTGCATGCTCGAAATGCCAGGAAGAACGACCGATCTGA
- the LOC101753593 gene encoding histone-lysine N-methyltransferase ATXR2 isoform X1, giving the protein MGGSGVSPCDLDREFAPQIAQLLATPPLQSAQEYYDELIRSKKHDGIRVSYSSKHGKGVCANRDFAEEDLILKDQMVVGAQHSLNKIDCVVCSYCFCFIGSIEFQIGRRLYLQSIGASIDSTSERHCHGSDVGSSTGCSGSTNGNSNDVPQGVVMSLMDGDTSLPFTDQFRLPSVVACPGGCEGELYCSQSCADSDWDSYHSLLCTGSKTEPLRRSALQKFVQHANGTNDIFLVAAKAITFTLLRYKKLKRQPASHESSFSLLMEAWKPLSMGFKKRWWECVALPEDIDSSEEDSFRQQMRDLAFESLQLLKDAIFDPECAPLFSLDVYGHLIGMFELNNLDLVVASPVEDYFIHIDDLPESEKEEVEKVTGLFLDALGEDYSVPCEGTAFFPLQSCMNHSCCPNARAFKRDEDKDGHAVILALKPISKGEEITISYIDEDLSYEERQAQLADYGFTCACSKCQEERPI; this is encoded by the exons ATGGGTGGGAGCGGCGTCAGTCCGTGCGATCTTGACAGGGAGTTCGCGCCCCAAATCGCACAGCTCCTCGCCACGCCTCCTCTCCAATCCGCCCAG GAATACTATGATGAACTCATACGGTCCAAGAAGCATGATGGCATAAGAGTGAGCTACAGTAGCAAGCATGGGAAAG GTGTTTGTGCAAACAGGGACTTTGCTGAAGAGGACCTTATTCTAAAGGATCAAATGGTGGTCGGTGCTCAGCACAGCCTTAACAAG ATTGACTGTGTTGTGTGTAGTTACTGCTTCTGCTTCATTGGTTCTATAGAGTTCCAGATTGGGCGTAGATTGTATTTGCAGAGCATTGGTGCTAGCATTGACAGCACGTCAGAGAGACATTGCCACGGAAGTGATGTCGGGTCAAGTACCGGTTGTTCTGGTTCAACAAATGGAAATAGTAATGATGTGCCACAAGGGGTTGTAATGTCGCTTATGGATGGTGATACATCACTGCCTTTCACTGATCAGTTCCGTTTGCCATCAGTTGTTGCTTGTCCTGGTGGATGTGAGGGAGAACTCTACTGCAG CCAATCATGTGCGGATTCTGATTGGGATTCCTACCACTCTTTGCTGTGCACTGGATCCAAGACTGAACCACTACGGAGATCTGCCCTTCAGAAATTTGTACAGCATGCTAATG GAACCAATGATATTTTCTTGGTCGCTGCCAAG GCTATCACTTTCACCTTGTTGAGGTACAAGAAACTTAAAAGGCAGCCTGCATCTCATGAATCAAGCTTTTCGCTCCTCATGGAAGCCTGGAAACCACTTTCAATGGGATTCAAGAAGAG ATGGTGGGAGTGTGTTGCTTTGCCTGAAGACATTGATTCCAGTGAAGAAGATTCATTTAGACAGCAAATGAGGGATCTGGCGTTTGAG TCACTGCAGCTTCTCAAGGATGCAATTTTTGATCCTGAGTGTGCACCCT TGTTTTCGCTTGATGTCTATGGCCATTTAATTGGCATGTTTGAGCTGAACAATCT TGATTTAGTTGTTGCATCGCCGGTTGAAGACTATTTCATACACATTGATGATCTTCCAGAGAGTGAGAAG GAGGAAGTGGAGAAGGTAACAGGACTATTCCTAGATGCTTTAGGTGAAGACTATTCAGTTCCTTGTGAAG GGACGGCATTCTTCCCTTTACAGAGCTGCATGAACCACTCATGCTGTCCAAATGCTAGAGCATTTAAAAGAGATGAG GACAAGGATGGTCATGCAGTGATACTTGCTCTCAAGCCTATTAGCAAGGGTGAAGAG ATTACCATCTCCTACATCGATGAAGATCTTTCATATGAGGAGAGGCAGGCGCAGCTTGCAGATTACGGATTCACTTGTGCATGCTCGAAATGCCAGGAAGAACGACCGATCTGA
- the LOC101754409 gene encoding blue copper protein, translating to MSALAMAKALVVALVAIAAVAELAAAKNHTIQWSVSGNYGDWSASNAVSVGDTVVFTYGPPHTVDELPSEADYKACSFDGKLSSDDGGRTAFTFDKVGTRYFACAAGSHCTQGQKVAITVTDGASSATPKGNSAATGAAGLAAKLALGLGVGGALLAAF from the exons ATGTCCGCGCTGGCGATGGCGAAGGCTTTGGTCGTCGCCCTCGTGGCGATAGCCGCCGTGGCCGAGCTTGCCGCCGCCAAGAACCACACGATCCAGTGGTCGGTGAGCGGGAACTACGGCGACTGGTCGGCCTCCAACGCGGTCAGCGTCGGCGACACCGTCG TGTTCACGTACGGCCCGCCGCACACCGTGGACGAGCTGCCGTCGGAGGCGGACTACAAGGCGTGCAGCTTCGACGGCAAGCTGTCgtcggacgacggcggccgcacCGCCTTCACGTTCGACAAGGTCGGCACGAGGTACTTCGCCTGCGCGGCGGGGTCCCACTGCACCCAGGGCCAGAAGGTGGCCATCACGGTCACCGACGGCGCTTCGTCGGCGACGCCCAAGGGGAActcggcggcgaccggcgcggCCGGGCTCGCAGCGAAGCTGGcgctcggcctcggcgtcggAGGAGCCTTGCTTGCCGCCTTCTGA